In Deinococcus gobiensis I-0, one genomic interval encodes:
- a CDS encoding D-ribose ABC transporter substrate-binding protein: protein MNKFLTLALLTLATSAAAQSKPVIGLSLSTLNNPFFVELRDGAKKAAAAGGADLVVLDAQDRADKQASDIEDLITRKVKVIIVNATDSDAIIPSILAANAANIPVVTVDRSANGGKVAYHVASDNVAGGKLAGDYIKKLLGGRGNVVELQGIPGSSAARDRGAGFNAVLKTATGLKRVASQPADFNRAKGLSVMENILQSQPTIAAVFAHNDEMALGASQAVQASKRKILVVGFDATPDALAAVKAGTLAATVAQRPGDIGRLGVQRALDIVKTGKVPAKTVNVPVALNLVTK, encoded by the coding sequence AGTTCCTGACGCTCGCCCTGCTGACCCTCGCCACCAGCGCCGCCGCCCAGAGCAAGCCGGTCATCGGCCTGAGCCTGAGCACCCTCAACAACCCCTTCTTCGTCGAGCTGCGCGACGGGGCCAAGAAGGCGGCGGCGGCGGGCGGGGCCGACCTCGTGGTCCTCGACGCCCAGGACCGCGCCGACAAGCAGGCCAGCGACATCGAGGACCTGATCACCCGCAAGGTCAAGGTCATCATCGTCAACGCCACCGACAGCGACGCCATCATCCCCAGCATCCTGGCCGCCAACGCCGCGAACATTCCGGTGGTCACCGTGGACCGCAGCGCCAACGGCGGCAAGGTGGCCTACCACGTCGCCTCCGACAACGTCGCCGGGGGCAAGCTCGCGGGCGACTACATCAAGAAGCTGCTGGGCGGGCGCGGCAACGTGGTCGAGCTTCAGGGGATTCCCGGATCAAGCGCGGCGCGCGACCGGGGCGCGGGCTTCAATGCGGTCCTCAAGACGGCGACCGGCCTCAAGCGCGTCGCCAGCCAGCCGGCCGACTTCAACCGTGCCAAGGGCCTGAGCGTCATGGAGAACATCCTCCAGTCGCAGCCCACCATCGCCGCCGTGTTCGCCCACAACGACGAGATGGCGCTGGGGGCCTCGCAGGCCGTGCAGGCCAGCAAGCGCAAGATTCTGGTCGTGGGCTTCGACGCCACGCCCGACGCCCTGGCCGCCGTCAAGGCCGGGACCCTGGCCGCGACGGTCGCCCAGCGCCCCGGCGACATCGGCCGACTCGGGGTGCAGCGCGCCCTGGACATCGTCAAGACCGGCAAGGTGCCGGCCAAGACGGTCAACGTGCCGGTCG